One Solanum pennellii chromosome 9, SPENNV200 DNA segment encodes these proteins:
- the LOC107029260 gene encoding uncharacterized protein LOC107029260 isoform X3, whose protein sequence is MADTKKKKLIGLNCLIACAILLSAALFIGSAFVITECKEDECKPEGSETLPRGIVAKTSDLEMHPLWGAPNKRKSKSPMSLLAMAVGIKQKKSVNEIVNKFPHTDFVTMLFHYDGLLNEWNDLEWSSTAIHISAINQTKWWFAKRFLHPDIVAQYAYIFLWDEDLGVENFNAGRYLSIIKEEGLHISQPAINADISEIHHKLTARQEGSRVHRRTINIKGPGRRCYGDSTEPPCTGWVEMMAPVFSRASWRCAWYIIQNDFVHAWGVDFQLGYCAQGNRTTNVGVVDSEYLVHYGLPTLGGGENEKGSLEQGTTPKQDTLPNKMGLPESHPSDARNAVRKQSLVELERFKNRWKKAAREDQCWVDPFQRTMKQK, encoded by the exons ATGGCTGATactaagaaaaagaaattgataggTTTGAATTGCCTAATTGCCTGTGCAATTCTGCTTTCCGCTGCTTTGTTTATAGGAAGCGCCTTCGTCATCACTGAATGTAAAGAG GATGAGTGCAAGCCTGAAGGAAGTGAGACATTACCCAGAGGTATTGTGGCTAAGACCTCTGATTTAGAGATGCATCCGCTCTGGGGCGCCCCCAATAAAAGG AAATCAAAATCACCAATGAGCTTACTAGCTATGGCAGTTGGAATTAAGCAGAAAAAGAGTGTAAATGAAATTGTAAACAAG TTTCCACATACTGATTTTGTCACTATGCTTTTTCACTATGATGGCCTCCTCAATGAATGGAATGATCTTGAATGGAGTAGCACTGCTATTCACATTTCTGCTATTAATCAAACTAAATG GTGGTTTGCGAAGAGGTTCTTACACCCAGATATTGTTGCACAGTATGCTTACATATTCCTCTGGGATGAAGATCTTGGAGTCGAAAATTTCAATGCTGGGCG atatttatcaataataaaagAAGAAGGTCTTCATATATCACAGCCAGCAATCAATGCAGATATTTCAGAAATTCACCACAAACTTACAGCGCGACAAGAAGGGTCAAGAGTGCACAG GAGGACAATAAACATAAAGGGTCCTGGAAGGAGGTGCTACGGAGACAGTACTGAACCTCCATGCACTGg GTGGGTGGAAATGATGGCTCCTGTTTTTTCAAGAGCATCGTGGCGCTGTGCATGGTACATAATTCAG AATGACTTTGTTCATGCATGGGGGGTGGACTTTCAGCTTGGATATTGTGCGCAG GGGAACCGAACCACTAATGTTGGGGTTGTTGACTCAGAATATTTGGTTCACTATGGTCTTCCAACACTAGGTGGTGGAGAAAATGAG AAGGGTAGTTTAGAACAAGGAACAACTCCTAAACAGGATACTTTACCAAACAAAATG GGACTGCCAGAGTCTCATCCATCTGATGCAAGAAATGCT GTGCGGAAACAATCTCTTGTAGAATTGGAAAGATTCAAGAATAGATGGAAAAAAGCTGCCAGAGAAGATCAATGTTGGGTTGATCCCTTTCAGCGGACTATGAAACAAAAATAG
- the LOC107029260 gene encoding uncharacterized protein LOC107029260 isoform X1 encodes MADTKKKKLIGLNCLIACAILLSAALFIGSAFVITECKEKVIGWEMVEAFRIMKRRSMCEDECKPEGSETLPRGIVAKTSDLEMHPLWGAPNKRKSKSPMSLLAMAVGIKQKKSVNEIVNKFPHTDFVTMLFHYDGLLNEWNDLEWSSTAIHISAINQTKWWFAKRFLHPDIVAQYAYIFLWDEDLGVENFNAGRYLSIIKEEGLHISQPAINADISEIHHKLTARQEGSRVHRRTINIKGPGRRCYGDSTEPPCTGWVEMMAPVFSRASWRCAWYIIQNDFVHAWGVDFQLGYCAQGNRTTNVGVVDSEYLVHYGLPTLGGGENEKGSLEQGTTPKQDTLPNKMGLPESHPSDARNAVRKQSLVELERFKNRWKKAAREDQCWVDPFQRTMKQK; translated from the exons ATGGCTGATactaagaaaaagaaattgataggTTTGAATTGCCTAATTGCCTGTGCAATTCTGCTTTCCGCTGCTTTGTTTATAGGAAGCGCCTTCGTCATCACTGAATGTAAAGAG AAAGTAATAGGATGGGAAATGGTTGAAGCATTCAGAATAATGAAACGTAGATCGATGTGTGAG GATGAGTGCAAGCCTGAAGGAAGTGAGACATTACCCAGAGGTATTGTGGCTAAGACCTCTGATTTAGAGATGCATCCGCTCTGGGGCGCCCCCAATAAAAGG AAATCAAAATCACCAATGAGCTTACTAGCTATGGCAGTTGGAATTAAGCAGAAAAAGAGTGTAAATGAAATTGTAAACAAG TTTCCACATACTGATTTTGTCACTATGCTTTTTCACTATGATGGCCTCCTCAATGAATGGAATGATCTTGAATGGAGTAGCACTGCTATTCACATTTCTGCTATTAATCAAACTAAATG GTGGTTTGCGAAGAGGTTCTTACACCCAGATATTGTTGCACAGTATGCTTACATATTCCTCTGGGATGAAGATCTTGGAGTCGAAAATTTCAATGCTGGGCG atatttatcaataataaaagAAGAAGGTCTTCATATATCACAGCCAGCAATCAATGCAGATATTTCAGAAATTCACCACAAACTTACAGCGCGACAAGAAGGGTCAAGAGTGCACAG GAGGACAATAAACATAAAGGGTCCTGGAAGGAGGTGCTACGGAGACAGTACTGAACCTCCATGCACTGg GTGGGTGGAAATGATGGCTCCTGTTTTTTCAAGAGCATCGTGGCGCTGTGCATGGTACATAATTCAG AATGACTTTGTTCATGCATGGGGGGTGGACTTTCAGCTTGGATATTGTGCGCAG GGGAACCGAACCACTAATGTTGGGGTTGTTGACTCAGAATATTTGGTTCACTATGGTCTTCCAACACTAGGTGGTGGAGAAAATGAG AAGGGTAGTTTAGAACAAGGAACAACTCCTAAACAGGATACTTTACCAAACAAAATG GGACTGCCAGAGTCTCATCCATCTGATGCAAGAAATGCT GTGCGGAAACAATCTCTTGTAGAATTGGAAAGATTCAAGAATAGATGGAAAAAAGCTGCCAGAGAAGATCAATGTTGGGTTGATCCCTTTCAGCGGACTATGAAACAAAAATAG
- the LOC107029260 gene encoding uncharacterized protein LOC107029260 isoform X2, with protein sequence MADTKKKKLIGLNCLIACAILLSAALFIGSAFVITECKEKVIGWEMVEAFRIMKRRSMCEDECKPEGSETLPRGIVAKTSDLEMHPLWGAPNKRKSKSPMSLLAMAVGIKQKKSVNEIVNKFPHTDFVTMLFHYDGLLNEWNDLEWSSTAIHISAINQTKWWFAKRFLHPDIVAQYAYIFLWDEDLGVENFNAGRYLSIIKEEGLHISQPAINADISEIHHKLTARQEGSRVHRRTINIKGPGRRCYGDSTEPPCTGWVEMMAPVFSRASWRCAWYIIQNDFVHAWGVDFQLGYCAQGNRTTNVGVVDSEYLVHYGLPTLGGGENEGSLEQGTTPKQDTLPNKMGLPESHPSDARNAVRKQSLVELERFKNRWKKAAREDQCWVDPFQRTMKQK encoded by the exons ATGGCTGATactaagaaaaagaaattgataggTTTGAATTGCCTAATTGCCTGTGCAATTCTGCTTTCCGCTGCTTTGTTTATAGGAAGCGCCTTCGTCATCACTGAATGTAAAGAG AAAGTAATAGGATGGGAAATGGTTGAAGCATTCAGAATAATGAAACGTAGATCGATGTGTGAG GATGAGTGCAAGCCTGAAGGAAGTGAGACATTACCCAGAGGTATTGTGGCTAAGACCTCTGATTTAGAGATGCATCCGCTCTGGGGCGCCCCCAATAAAAGG AAATCAAAATCACCAATGAGCTTACTAGCTATGGCAGTTGGAATTAAGCAGAAAAAGAGTGTAAATGAAATTGTAAACAAG TTTCCACATACTGATTTTGTCACTATGCTTTTTCACTATGATGGCCTCCTCAATGAATGGAATGATCTTGAATGGAGTAGCACTGCTATTCACATTTCTGCTATTAATCAAACTAAATG GTGGTTTGCGAAGAGGTTCTTACACCCAGATATTGTTGCACAGTATGCTTACATATTCCTCTGGGATGAAGATCTTGGAGTCGAAAATTTCAATGCTGGGCG atatttatcaataataaaagAAGAAGGTCTTCATATATCACAGCCAGCAATCAATGCAGATATTTCAGAAATTCACCACAAACTTACAGCGCGACAAGAAGGGTCAAGAGTGCACAG GAGGACAATAAACATAAAGGGTCCTGGAAGGAGGTGCTACGGAGACAGTACTGAACCTCCATGCACTGg GTGGGTGGAAATGATGGCTCCTGTTTTTTCAAGAGCATCGTGGCGCTGTGCATGGTACATAATTCAG AATGACTTTGTTCATGCATGGGGGGTGGACTTTCAGCTTGGATATTGTGCGCAG GGGAACCGAACCACTAATGTTGGGGTTGTTGACTCAGAATATTTGGTTCACTATGGTCTTCCAACACTAGGTGGTGGAGAAAATGAG GGTAGTTTAGAACAAGGAACAACTCCTAAACAGGATACTTTACCAAACAAAATG GGACTGCCAGAGTCTCATCCATCTGATGCAAGAAATGCT GTGCGGAAACAATCTCTTGTAGAATTGGAAAGATTCAAGAATAGATGGAAAAAAGCTGCCAGAGAAGATCAATGTTGGGTTGATCCCTTTCAGCGGACTATGAAACAAAAATAG